The Sylvia atricapilla isolate bSylAtr1 chromosome 5, bSylAtr1.pri, whole genome shotgun sequence genome includes a window with the following:
- the RESF1 gene encoding retroelement silencing factor 1: MDWNLRPVQNADGNTNLQSEGACFTQLLPNGHPFPQTNANSSKNACTYAENNQIVYVPTVNPAFPAVNAEGFKTPDQTSPGASVTGNNFFMSKYSVKRHQQMHLTALKPPIQNSPLRPEMTPTSWPVSNPYSYPCRNLPPLSSQVNAGNNVRNLLGEPQYANTNAYTVQPEMQQHNSLRLATLHQGGIHPQNNSFPLGTPGQHVPPQMFNSNTQQGKVSYSMNQNTGMNVQLPQFQQTQMASEASRGCSAPSLLPANCVSRPAAQSSMSIPQEVQNVPNGYNINQQRCSLDPKNAPGFNSIQQHCLQQQSGEVSQSVRNVYNPSGSMTANRSLNESSMSSPGIPKELLDVVKEIEALSSQPLSDPASVPESQTSSLMNGPVNAQISSVTATQGIKITKERLAWEAEKLKSLKKRVVLMETVHNYKKRIYHAKNTPPPPPSYPYSSASCLPYVPKQNVPPSPSEAVRTERPTLTVSHEERRDKTLVSADNRRLEVTPSNLQVEQGSLSSSFTPVPSQSKVPAQFNNPESTLEQRDVHALASSQGTVTSSNNALCLTQAGSSVKTASKSVQIGPENSSFLQFVLSSTNALKEKTAGATADKILTSLLRSEKPLLNTSLSGESILKNTSEKNVESLEGEQVSVAHTNSPASETTASGDAKFQAEVAQKKTPFTENAFCNQSNCNYSMEELAACLRLWDKFPSESVSVQNTQSNESPTANQVSPSNQNTKKTEIKNVLPSVDEAVTSTSVGQKLDTLLKNFEPQVAVVSPLVLCEQRLPNEQVGEIPTPEGKTSPAINLGSSYSLQEEGKNGVSVANTAEGTTENTWSSPSDCVLEQKVDSDLQQMKLGDENQRKVSQSAQDAKQNLQLGLQNKATLPKSGTNFCSQMSQEGMRDHEDKQAVSEAGDRSTTVLENDMFCISSVCSLVEGHKFYNPQIAGMFKSVYETHASEGNVSGTRQQEQHSDLHKTELSNNTSQRESLLLKMLEDSSSHLEKESSGNPPKAVSTSEQNTSFKTSFKHPENYLENLVNMNRRLAQNSLDFSLSRTAKTNAPPLPRDHSKQNSVPSKNSTEKKVNFLGTEPTEPSKYLKDQLLALVKEFPYGIERADMLTKEAAQNHSVISAQNHSVISAQNQSAQGTENQSQKEVKICDKNSHLKDPVNQTKIAALSSDQVQELSPGHNQCPSSDSKREVSQQSEKASADKDNLEGSVQPSQNLCEKEKNPQETSNPSEKSEDCSSLTGDVSVAHKTLHCPPQLETCGSEKNDCQLPKAENTDSAVTEENNSQSDALKKKNSAVGDLTISEKMPESIRKNKDICKYSSAVSKKPRLKVDNEYKLPTTQQEKIGPINPFENQDADKYKSSSWKEHLQIDKGIQVSSKEFYSDKKEHQIASQELPEKTDHTYADSVAKLSIKKESVFKTESLSKDTTKPGLTMKSKTDSDQSVKSEMIEIKHPEVSQGQKIKTCEENSAEEQNCRKQKEMLRQDVGTSVKEQAKLPAEIKHKKLSSYRADAVKFSGSSTVDFKSRHTKYSPHKSVKAHPLQEQTYKRKMKENMVGRELKKAKLEEERLKQSEAKSSKQLAHNCMLNADKAKKLNGENGWKPRSSLADCSVLKLQRKRARSSSMSKNYFSSKERHLDGQNKDKCSDKMFHDKNLLYLNRRNNRLKLHLQKEPKKHYLNRVGFKRTAQERIYLTKLETSPVRPVWHRPTKVSKSSDSKRDVSVSTVEKSCKQEVLEFKLCPDILFRNSAPSEESLAAKDSPEREKVVVEGVKSKKEDWLKCEPVKQKKLEEISTAEDSIPLDTAIQMLDGDGETLHIPVKDSKEMFQTYRKMYLEKKMQKS, translated from the exons atggACTGGAATTTAAGGCCAGTGCAGAATGCTGATGGAAATACAAACCTGCAAAGTGAAGGAGCATGTTTCACCCAGTTACTTCCTAATGGACATCCTTTTCCTCAGACAAATGCCAACTCCTCTAAAAATGCATGCACTTATGCTGAAAATAACCAAATAGTGTATGTGCCAACTGTCAATCCTGCCTTCCCCGCTGTAAATGCTGAAGGATTCAAAACTCCAGATCAAACCTCACCAGGAGCATCTGTAACtggtaataatttttttatgtcaAAATACTCAGTTAAACGACATCAGCAGATGCATTTAACAGCTCTAAAGCCTCCCATTCAGAATTCACCTTTGCGGCCAGAGATGACTCCGACTTCTTGGCCAGTTTCTAATCCTTACAGTTATCCCTGCAGAAATTTACCCCCTCTGTCCTCTCAAGTGAACGCAGGGAATAATGTAAGAAACCTGCTTGGGGAGCCTCAGTATGCCAATACCAACGCTTACACAGTGCAgccagaaatgcagcagcataATTCTCTGAGACTTGCGACGCTACATCAAGGTGGCATTCATCCCCAGAataattcttttcctcttggtACTCCCGGGCAACATGTCCCACCCCAAATGTTTAATTCCAACACTCAACAGGGTAAAGTTTCCTATTCAATGAATCAAAATACTGGGATGAACGTACAGCTGCCACAATTTCAACAGACTCAGATGGCATCAGAAGCTTCTAGAGGATGTTCTGCACCATCTTTGTTGCCTGCCAACTGTGTTTCAAGACCTGCAGCACAATCTTCAATGAGCATACCACAGGAAGTACAAAATGTACCTAATGGATACAACATTAACCAGCAGAGGTGCTCTCTGGATCCAAAAAATGCTCCTGGGTTTAACAGTATTCAGCAAcactgtctgcagcagcaatcTGGAGAAGTCAGTCAATCAGTCAGAAATGTCTATAATCCAAGTGGAAGTATGACAGCAAATAGGTCTTTGAATGAAAGCTCTATGTCATCCCCTGGCATTCCCAAAGAGCTGCTTGATGTTGTGAAAGAAATAGAAGCTCTTTCCTCACAGCCACTCAGTGATCCTGCTTCAGTTCCAGAAAGCCAGACTAGTAGTTTGATGAATGGGCCTGTTAATGCTCAGATTTCTTCAGTGACAGCAACACAgggaataaaaattacaaaggaGAGGCTAGCGTGGGaagctgaaaagctgaaaagtcttaaaaaaaGGGTTGTCCTGATGGAAACAGTTcataattataaaaaaagaatCTATCATGCCAAAAatactcctcctcctcctcctagTTATCCATATTCTTCTGCCAGTTGTCTTCCATATGTGCCCAAACAAAATGTTCCACCTTCCCCATCTGAAGCAGTGAGGACAGAGAGGCCCACGCTCACGGTTTCACATGAAGAAAGAAGGGACAAAACCCTAGTCAGTGCTGATAACAGAAGATTAGAGGTGACTCCAAGTAACCTTCAGGTGGAGCAGGGAAGCCTTTCATCAAGCTTCACTCCTGTTCCCTCTCAGAGCAAAGTCCCAGCTCAATTTAATAATCCTGAGAGCACCTTGGAACAAAGGGATGTGCATGCTTTGGCCTCTTCTCAAGGAACTGTGACTTCCTCAAACAATGCTTTGTGTTTGACTCAAGCAGGGAGCTCTGTCAAGACTGCATCAAAGAGTGTGCAGATTGGCCCAGAGAACTCATCATTTCTTCAGTTTGTATTGAGCAGCACAAATGCGCTGAAAGAGAAGACAGCTGGTGCTACCGCTGATAAAATACTGACCAGTCTCCTGCGTAGTGAAAAACCACTGCTCAATACATCTCTCTCAGGTGAAAGCATACTAAAAAACACTAGTGAGAAGAATGTAGAAAGTCTGGAAGGTGAGCAGGTGTCCGTGGCTCACACAAACTCCCCTGCATCAGAAACAACTGCATCTGGTGATGCTAAATTCCAGGCTGAGGTAGCTCAGAAAAAAACGCCGTTTACTGAAAATGCCTTCTGTAACCAGAGCAATTGTAATTACTCTATGGAAGAGCTGGCTGCATGCCTGCGCTTGTGGGATAAATTTCCATCAGAATCTGTAAGTGTGCAAAATACACAGTCAAATGAAAGCCCCACAGCAAATCAAGTTTCACCCTCcaaccaaaacacaaagaagacagaaataaaaaatgttctcCCTAGCGTGGATGAGGCTGTTACAAGTACCTCTGTAGGACAAAAACTTGatacattattaaaaaattttGAACCTCAGGTTGCAGTTGTCTCTCCTTTAGTACTTTGTGAACAAAGACTACCAAATGAGCAGGTGGGCGAGATCCCAACACCTGAAGGTAAAACCTCTCCAGCCATCAACTTGGGGAGCTCATATAGCTTGcaagaagaggggaaaaatggtGTAAGTGTGGCAAATACTGCTGAAGGAACAACAGAAAACACTTGGTCATCACCCAGTGATTGTGTTCTGGAACAAAAAGTGGACTCAGATTTGCAACAGATGAAATTAGGTGATGAAAACCAAAGGAAAGTTAGTCAATCTGCACAAGATGCAAAACAGAATCTGCAGCTTGGATTGCAAAACAAGGCTACTCTTCCTAAATCAGGCACAAATTTTTGTAGTCAAATGTCTCAGGAAGGTATGAGAGACCATGAAGACAAGCAAGCTGTGTCAGAGGCGGGAGATAGATCCACAACTGTGCTGGAAAATGACATGTTTTGTATTTCTAGTGTATGCTCTCTAGTTGAAGGTCATAAATTTTATAATCCACAAATAGCAGGCATGTTCAAGTCAGTCTATGAGACACATGCATCAGAAGGAAATGTATCTGGTACTAGACAACAGGAGCAACATTCAGACTTGCATAAAACTGAGCTGAGCAATAACACTTCCCAAAGAGAGAGCTTGCTGCTAAAAATGTTGGAAGACTCATCAAGCCatttggagaaggaaagcagtGGCAATCCTCCTAAAGCAGTTTCTACCTCGGAACAAAACACGTCATTCAAGACATCTTTCAAGCATCCTGAAAATTACTTAGAAAATCTTGTTAATATGAACCGGAGGTTAGCTCAAAATTCACTAGATTTCTCTCTCAGCAGAACTGCTAAAACAAATGCACCTCCACTTCCAAGAGACCACAGTAAACAAAATTCCGTGCCCAGtaaaaatagcacagaaaaGAAGGTGAACTTTCTTGGAACAGAACCTACAGAACCTAGTAAATATCTGAAAGATCAACTGTTGGCTCTAGTGAAAGAGTTTCCATATGGCATTGAACGTGCTGATATGCTaacaaaagaagcagcacaaaatcaTTCCGTGATTTCAGCACAAAATCATTCCGTGATTTCAGCACAAAATCAATCAGCTCAAGGGACAGAGAATCAGTCTCAAAAAGAGGTTAAAATTTGTGACAAGAATTCTCATTTAAAGGACCCAGTAAATCAGACTAAAATTGCAGCGTTAAGCTCTGATCAGGTTCAAGAACTGTCTCCTGGACACAACCAGTGTCCCTCTAGTGACAGCAAGAGAGAAGTGAGTCAACAGTCAGAAAAGGCTTCAGCTGACAAGGACAACCTTGAAGGCAGTGTTCAGCCTAGTCAGAATCtatgtgaaaaggaaaaaaacccacaagaaacTTCTAACCCCAGTGAAAAAAGTGAAGATTGCTCCTCCTTAACGGGTGATGTATCTGTAGCACATAAAACACTGCACTGTCCTCCTCAATTAGAAACATGTGGTTCAGAGAAAAATGATTGTCAACTTCCAAAAGCTGAAAATACGGACTCTGCAGTGACAGAGGAAAACAACAGTCAGTCTGATgccttgaaaaagaaaaacagtgcaGTGGGAGACCTGacaatttctgaaaaaatgcCAGAGagtattagaaaaaataaagatatttgcAAATACAGTTCTGCAGTGAGCAAAAAACCTAGGTTGAAAGTGGATAATGAATACAAACTGCCTacaacacagcaggaaaaaattgGACCAATTAATCCCTTTGAAAACCAGGATGCTGATAAATACAAAAGCAGCAGTTGGAAGGAGCATCTGCAAATTGACAAAGGAATCCAAGTGTCAAGTAAAGAATTTTATTCTGACAAAAAAGAGCACCAGATAGCCTCCCAAGAGTTACCAGAGAAAACTGATCATACGTATGCAGACAGTGTAGCAAAGTTGTCCATAAAGAAGGAGagtgtttttaaaactgaatcCCTTTCAAAAGATACAACCAAACCAGGTTTGACCATGAAATCCAAAACAGACAGTGATCAATCTGTGAAGTCAGAAATGATTGAAATTAAGCACCCTGAAGTCAGTCAaggacaaaaaattaaaacctgtgAAGAGAACTCAGCTGAAGAACAAAACTGTAGGAAACAAAAGGAGATGCTCAGGCAAGACGTTGGAACTAGCGTCAAGGAGCAAGCAAAATTaccagcagaaataaaacataaaaaattgaGCAGCTACCGAGCTGATGCTGTAAAATTCTCAGGTAGTAGCACTGTAGACTTCAAATCAAGACACACAAAATATTCTCCGCATAAATCTGTAAAAGCTCATCCTTTGCAGGAGCAGACATACAAACggaagatgaaggaaaatatGGTTGGGAGAGAACTTAAGAAAGCAAAGCTAGAGGAGGAAAGACTGAAACAATCTGAAGCAAAGAGTTCTAAGCAGCTTGCACACAATTGCATGCTAAATGCTGACAAAGCTAAAAAACTGAATGGAGAAAATGGTTGGAAACCAAGGAGTTCCTTAGCAGATTGCTCTGTGCTCAAATTGCAGAGGAAAAGGGCTCGATCTTCCAGCATGTCTAAAAACTACTTTTCTAGCAAAGAAAGACATCTTGATGGtcaaaacaaagacaagtgCTCTGACAAAATGTTTCATGATAAAAATCTTCTATAcctaaacagaagaaataacagACTAAAGCTGCATCTTCAAAAGGAACCCAAAAAACACTACCTGAACAGAGTGGGATTTAAACGTACAGCGCAGGAGCGTATCTATCTGACAAAATTAGAGACGTCACCTGTCAGACCTGTCTGGCATAGACCCACCAAAGTGTCAAAAAGCAGTGACTCAAAAAGAGATGTATCTGTCTCAACAGTTGAGAAATCATGCAAACAGGAAGTCCTTGAGTTCAAGCTATGTCCAGATATACTGTTCAGGAATTCAGCCCCTAGTGAAGAAAGCTTAGCTGCAAAGGATTCTCCAGAAAGAGAGAAAGTCGTTGTAGAAG gTGTCAAGAGTAAAAAAGAAGATTGGTTAAAATGTGAACCAGTGAAGCAAAAGAAACTGGAAGAGATATCTACAG CTGAGGACAGTATTCCCCTTGATACAGCTATACAGATGCtggatggagatggagagaCTCTTCACATTCCTGTCAAAGACTCAAAAGAGATGTTTCAGACCTACAGGAAAAtgtatctggaaaaaaagatgcaaaagtCTTGA